A DNA window from Deltaproteobacteria bacterium contains the following coding sequences:
- the tsf gene encoding translation elongation factor Ts has translation MSGITAAMVKELRDRTNAGMMDCKKALTESGGDMEKAVVWLRQKGLAVAAKRAGRATSEGAIQAYIHAGNKIGVMVEVSCETDFVAKTDQFVGFARDVAMHIAATNPLCISREEVPSAILEKEREIYRNQALESGKPEKIVEKMIEGRVDKFYKEVCLLEQPFVKRPEVTIQDLLNELIASLGENISIRRFVRYQVGSE, from the coding sequence ATGTCGGGTATAACGGCTGCGATGGTCAAGGAACTCAGGGACAGGACCAACGCGGGCATGATGGATTGCAAGAAGGCGCTCACTGAGTCAGGTGGGGATATGGAAAAGGCCGTGGTCTGGCTTCGCCAGAAGGGCCTGGCCGTTGCGGCCAAGCGCGCGGGGCGGGCCACCTCTGAAGGGGCCATTCAGGCATACATCCACGCGGGCAACAAGATCGGCGTCATGGTCGAGGTAAGCTGCGAGACGGATTTTGTCGCCAAGACGGATCAGTTCGTGGGGTTTGCCCGGGATGTGGCCATGCACATCGCGGCAACCAACCCCCTTTGTATCTCCAGGGAGGAGGTTCCCTCGGCGATCCTCGAAAAGGAACGCGAAATCTACAGAAATCAGGCCCTCGAGTCGGGCAAGCCCGAAAAGATCGTGGAAAAGATGATCGAGGGTCGAGTCGACAAGTTCTACAAGGAGGTCTGCCTTCTTGAACAACCGTTTGTGAAAAGGCCCGAGGTCACCATCCAGGACCTCCTGAACGAACTCATCGCGTCCCTGGGGGAAAACATTTCCATACGTCGATTTGTCCGCTACCAAGTCGGATCCGAGTAG
- the pyrH gene encoding UMP kinase — protein sequence MTGHGGSVPANRPRFKRLLLKVSGEALLGKVPYGISPEMINQVAGELAQVHGMGVELGVVVGGGNIFRGVSGALQGMDRAVADQIGMLATVMNSLALQDALSRKGVCARVLSAIEVGRMAEPFVRGRALRHLEKGRIVIFAAGTGNPFFTTDTAATLRALEIRADCLFKATRVDGVYDKDPNRHPDAERFAEITYGEVLERGLRVMDAAAVSLAREAGLPICIFSMRVPGNILRAVRGEPIGTLVIEGEKRYEGSGQ from the coding sequence ATGACAGGTCACGGAGGATCCGTGCCGGCAAACCGGCCACGTTTTAAAAGGCTCCTTCTGAAGGTGAGCGGCGAGGCCCTTCTCGGAAAGGTGCCTTACGGCATTTCCCCTGAGATGATCAACCAAGTGGCCGGAGAGCTGGCTCAGGTCCATGGCATGGGTGTGGAGCTCGGCGTAGTCGTGGGCGGAGGGAACATATTCCGCGGGGTTTCCGGGGCATTACAGGGCATGGACCGGGCCGTGGCGGATCAGATAGGGATGCTTGCGACCGTCATGAACTCCCTGGCCCTTCAGGATGCCCTTTCCCGCAAGGGCGTCTGCGCACGGGTCCTGTCCGCCATCGAGGTGGGGAGGATGGCCGAACCCTTTGTCCGCGGCAGGGCCCTCCGTCACCTGGAAAAAGGTCGGATAGTGATCTTTGCTGCCGGGACGGGCAATCCCTTTTTCACCACGGATACGGCCGCGACCCTCCGTGCGCTCGAAATCAGGGCGGACTGTCTCTTCAAGGCCACACGGGTGGACGGCGTCTATGACAAGGACCCCAATCGGCACCCTGATGCCGAGCGTTTTGCTGAGATCACCTACGGTGAGGTCCTGGAGCGGGGGCTCAGGGTCATGGATGCGGCGGCTGTATCCCTTGCGCGGGAAGCGGGCCTGCCCATCTGCATATTTTCCATGCGGGTGCCGGGAAACATCTTGAGGGCTGTGAGGGGAGAACCAATCGGTACCCTCGTCATCGAAGGAGAAAAGAGATATGAAGGCAGTGGTCAGTGA